Below is a window of Pogoniulus pusillus isolate bPogPus1 chromosome 2, bPogPus1.pri, whole genome shotgun sequence DNA.
TGTGTAGGTGGTGGCCATGGATAGCTCCCGAATAAGGTCCAAGTTCATGTACAGCTTTATACCAGCGCCCTCCCAATTGGACCCAGGACACTGCAGCTTCCTGGAGCAATCCTTGGGGCTTCTCTTATTTGAAGGCTCAATGGGATGGAGGAGTTAAACTTCTCACATTTCAAAGCAGCAGTGGTAGCAGTCATGTATTGGCTGCTTTGCATTGATTACTTTAAAGGGGGAGGAGTTGGATTAAAATACATGAAAATTCTGTCTCGTGGGTCTCAGCCCTTATGTTGAGGTCACTGGCGAGGCTCGAAGGTTAGGCTCTATTGTCTCTTGACAGGAAAGGGATGCTCTAAAGCCAGAGTGGGCGGATATTCCTGGGAAATACTTTAGAGGTTACTTGTGTCTTCTGCCCCGAGGCTAGATGAtccttttccccagaagctATGTAACGTGGATTTAAAAACAAGGATTGCATTTCACTTTCTGAGCATTAGAATGTCAGTTCCCTAGTGTGTGTTTCTCGTTAACACCAGTAAGAAAAGACAGTGCCATCCTAAAATTGGAATGGTTTACTGCAGTATAGTGTCTGTCATCTCAGACCTCGTAGGAGTCATACAATGGAGTATCACTGTAAATAGGTGGAGGAGACTTAGATGAGTTGAAACGTAGGCTTTTAGTTTTCCTGAAGCTATGAATAAAGATTTGTAAATTTACTCTTGATCTAATGTACATTTTTATGTAGCCATTAAATTCTCTATTTAATCTATCAGTTTCTCACTGTAAATGTTTCTACTCTCAGTTGGATGCTGGGCACTGTTTGTAATGTATGTACACAAAGGTGTTTTTTTCTATCAGCGTTGACTTTTTTGCACATTTTTGGAAGTATTTAATTTGTACACTGATTTAATACTCTGACCAGTTGTCGACGGGCGTATGAGAATCAGGCGTGTGTGCAATGTACTACTGTCCGGATGGGTGGGGGCTCAGGCCTTGGGAGGTGTTGCTACCAGTGACTgcgctgctgttgctgctttacGTGGAGTATCTGGTgtatgaaacaaacaaacgagCGCAGATAAACCATTACATCAGCTTACGGTTATCCTGGCCGAGGAACTCGGGCGTTGGGCATTGCTCGCTCGTTCCGTTGTCCAACACCTTGCAGGCTGAGAGGCAAACCGGCGGCCCCCTTGTGACTCTGTGTACGCAgtgactgtgtgtgtgtatatatcccAGTAACCTTATTCCACAGTTTCGTTTCTACATTTTTATGAACTTGTTTTTTAAGGGTACTATGTTTAGTTAGAATAATTAAATCTATAAAAGCTTTGAGAGATGATTTACTAGATAAATATATTTTCAGCTGGCTGACGTTCaaactatttttttaattttcgtTTTTAACCATTCGAAATGTATTTGTATTTCCAAGATCAGACACGAACTGTACTTAGAACTCTATTAAAACACTCTGTAGGGACAAGAGTGTGCCTCCTCTGTTCGCAGCTCTGCCCACCGGCGCTGCCCACGGCCCTTTCCCATGGCTCCTCTTCAACCTGCGCCTTGCAGAAGGCGAGGTTTGGAGTGATGCCTGCCTTTAAACCCGGTCGTGTGCCCTGCGCCGCTGCCTTTGCCCCGGGGCGGCCGCCCCTGCCACCGCGGCCGCGCTGCTCCGCCCGCCCGCCCCGAGCCCCGCGGCGGCTCCCGGCGGCACCGAGCCTCCGCCCCTCCCGCGCGCCGGAAATGACGCGCCGGGCGGGCGCCGCTGCGGGGCGGCCATGGGCAGGAAGGAGCGCGGTGAGCAGCCCGGGGTGGGGGGCAGCGGCGGGGAGCTGCCCGGCGCCGCTGCGGGGCGGCCATGGGCAGGAAGGAGCGCGGTGAGCAGCCCAGGGTGGGGGGCAGCGGCGGGGAGCTGCCCGGCGCCGCTGCGGGGCGGCCATGGGCAGGAAGGAGCGCGGTGAGCAGCCCAGGGTGGGGGGCAGCGGCGGGGAGCTGCCCGGCGCCGCTGCGGGGCGGCCATGGGCAGGAAGGAGCGCGGTGAGCAGCCCGGGGTGGGGGGCAGCGGCGGGGAGCTGCCCGGCGCCGCGGGgccggggagggaggggaggtcCCTCTGGGGCTCCGCTTCCCGGGTGGCGCCCGTGCCTCTGTCTCAGTCCCATCTTTGCTCCCAGATAAGAAGAAGTCCAAGAAGCGCCATTATGATGACGACGAAGACGATGAAGACGAAGCTCCAGGCAGGGAGTCGCAGGAGGCTGTGCCTTCCGCCGCGGGGAAGCAGGTGGAGGACAACAGCACCAAAGTGGACGAGTACGGGGCGAAGGACTACAGGCATCAGATGCCTCTGAAGGCCGACCACTCCTCGCGTCCTCTCTGGGTGGTAGGTGCGGCCGCGGGGTCTCGCTGCGCCCACTCCAACCCTTGGTTCCCTTGAGGGTCGGTGAGGTGCCCGGGCCTGCCCGTACAGCTGACGGTACCTGGTGGCAGCGGTTTGACACAGAGTACCGCGCTGTAGGCCTGGGAAGGTGACCTGGTTGCTGTAAGTCTTTCCCTTATCGGTAGGGTGTGTAAGGGAGACTCACTGGGACGATTTTCTGGCTTTTTCACCCCATAAAGTAGCCAGGATTGTGTTGCATACCATCCAGCCAagcctgctcagctctccagagtCAAACGGGGCCACAAAGAATAAGAGTTGTGTATTGGGGTGGAGAGAGCGTGTTCCTGGGGTTGGCCTTGGCAGTGTCTTCAAAGTGAGGTTTGTCCTGCTCTGATGAGAGGCGCGAGTGTGGTGCCTGCAAGCACCTGTTTCAGGACACTTGGACTCTGAGCAGTGTGAGGCCACCCAAGACAGCACCACCATGCCCTTTGCTGGGAGCCTCTTGCAATTGCTCCCATGCCAGCAGCCTCCTCACAAATCCTCTCTTTGTTAAGCCTCTCTTGCCATTGGCTGGACAGGAGCACCTATAGCCAGATCTTTCTGGGAAGGAGGTAGAAGGCTTTGTGTGACTGCGTTATGTCATGCTACAGGTGAGGTCTGCTATTGCAGTGACACAGCAGTGTGTGTTGGAATGAGGCAGCCTTACAGTGCACTGGTATGCATCTTTAGTAACTTGCaccatttgttttcttctgcccTAAAGGGATGTCAGTAAATCTGACCAAGACATGGCCAGTAGTACAAGCAGATGGAGAAGAGGTGGTTGCTCCGTCAGCATCTGCAGGGCTGCTAACTGAATGCTGTGATGTACAAGTGCCATCTCTCTTTGCTGTTTATGCTGTGTAGAAAGGATTAGGAGTTTTGATTTAGGAGAATAGGGCTGGAAGCTGTCTCTGCTCAAGCAATTTGCttagtgtgaaaaagacaaAGTACCCCAACGCATCAACCTGGAAAAGCGTCATCGGTGTGGGTATGTCtttcacttagtgccatagaaGGGACACAGTCAAGGCAATGTCTGGACCCTTCCAGAAAACAAGAAATGTGTGTTCATTTGTCTTCATTTTCATTTGTGACTTTGTTGTTGGGGCAGATGCTTTTTTTTGGAGCCCTGTGATGCATTGCTACTCAAACAGCGAGCTGTCTCTCTGTCACCATGTAGCATTGTAGGGAATTCCTTCTTTTTCCCAACTAATACTGTTGTGCCTTCagcatttcctcttctttctgtaGGCTCCTGATGGGCACATTTTTTTAGAAGCCTTTTCTCCAGTTTACAAATATGCACAGGACTTTCTGGTTGCCATTGCTGAGCCTGTGTGCCGACCAACCCACATTCATGAGTACAAGCTGACTGCTTACTCACTGTATGCTGCTGTTAGTGTTGGCTTACAAACAAGTGACATCACAGAGTATTTACAAAAGCTGAGCAAGACTGGTGTCCCAGATGGAATAATTCAGTTTATCAAGGTAAGACTCTTTCACTGAAACTGGAAATATACTTGCTGTTCCTAATGCTGTTGCctctgcttgttttgttttcctttaatcATTCGTTGATGTTTTTGATGTTACTCTCTTTTTTTACTGCTTCAAGAGAACAGAGGCTTTGTcatattttctgtctttttctgTAGTGAGTAGGCTGCAATTTATCCTGTGTGGGGTCCACATCTGCTTAAAAAATAGTGTGTCCATGTGCAGAGTTTCAGCTAGCAGGCATTGTAAGTGGGTCAAGTTTCTTCAGGTTTGCTCTGGAAGAAGACTATGAATGTAGGAAGCAGTCTGGAATAACTAGGTGCTGCAAAACATAGTCCACTTTACCCTGAAAATATCTTCTTGCAGTCTTGGAAGCAGTTGGGGATTGGGTGTGAAAACTGAGTATCTGTGGTGTCCTGTTTGGGCTGATGTGTGCATCTGAAAAGGCGTGTTCAGGTTTGTTCTGTGGGCACCAGAACACTGCAACTAAATATTTCGAGGTGCTGTGCTTCCTCAGAAAGACCTAAAGTGCATTGCAGCATTTGGTCCCAAACATAGAACGGAACTTTTGCGTATTCCTAATGACTCCTTTTGTTCATTTGTAGCTGTGTACTGTCAGCTATGGGAAGGTGAAGCTGGTACTTAAACATAACAGGTAAGTGGCTTTTTCCTTTACTAATGTGGCAGAGAACGTCCTCcagatgcagagctgtgcatAAATGAGTGGTGTCAGTGACCGTTGAGTCTTGCAGCTCCCAGCCGAGTGTAGCATGTGTCAAGACAAAATCACTTCCAGAAGTGTTTAACAGATCAGTCAGTGAATTAAATGAGGCTgtcctgagctccaagtggttTCTTTTGCATCTGTCCTTCAGTCTTGTGCATTCTTGCTTTTGATTCATTCAGGAAGCATAAGCAAATCCATTGGCAAGAGGTATGTGCTTGTTGCTGGGTTGATTTGTTTTAAACCCAGAAGATAAGATTGGAGGAGACATTGAGAGGTCAGTTAGTTGATAGCTGACCAATTTTATCTTCTTATCTGAGCTTGTGATTTGGCAgtagggagagggaaaggaaggagacatCAGCAACATGAAGCCTCTGTCTCTGTCTTGCCTGTATTTCGTCTTTCTCCTTTTACTTCTTTGACAAATTTCGCAGTTGTCAGACAGCCATAGGTAAGCTCTGGGACTGTCATCTAATactgtgcctctgctgctgcatttttGAACCTGCTACTTCAGATTGAACTAACACTGGTTTTCAAGCAGGGTTTTGTTCTCTCCTAGGTGTTTCTGAGAAACAGATTCCACCTATGTAATTTAAGACTTAAGTTTCTTAGCTCACATTTTAACTCTGATCTCTAACCAGTGTCACGATTGAATCTTCAGGAAGAGAAACAAACTCAGGATGCACTAATTCAAACATGTAGATATAGGTTTGTTCTGGTCTGGTGGGTAGGAGCTTAAAATGCCACATCCTGTGTTTTCACAGGCTCCCTGCAATTCAGGCTCAAAACCACTGGCTTCTGTCACATGTCACAAATAAGATGTGAGAGCTTGCTCTAAGCAACTGTGCTGAAGCTTTCCCACTTGTGTTGTCCTAGGGAACGATTGAGCAGGATGGATAAGGACAAAATATGTGATGCTTTTGGTAGGAAGCATCTTTTGAATTCTTCGATTGGTGCAATTTTTGTACTTTTGAATTGCCAGCTCCAGACTGGATTCTTGAAAGTGCATCTGGGATAGCTATAGATTCAGGCACCTGTACTGCTCTTCCTGCTAGTTATTCTGTTGATGAACTCTTAAAAGCGTTTTTCCTCGTCCTCTAGGTATTTTGTGGAAAGTACCCACCCTGACGTCattcagcagcttctgcaggaccATGTAATAAAAGACTGTCGCCTGAGAAACGCTGAGGGTGAAGAAACCGAGCTCATCACAGAGACGTTCACAAGTAAACCAGCGGTACGTTCGGGCGTGGTGTAAAACTGCTGCATAACAATTGGGAAGTAGCGGGGAGGGCTTGTTGTTTGTTGCGTCGGGAATTGTCAGCAGTGATCTGTATCTCCTTAATGAGCCTGGATTGGAGACAGGCAGAGTGCGCTCTGATGAAACTCTCAGTCTGAGCTCCTGTCCATCTATTTCAGATTTCCAAATCCAGTGAAGGTAGCTTTGGTCCATCAACATCACAGGGAACAGATGCTCAGAATAAGCCGGATGTCCCAGCTGACTTATTTGAGTTTTATGAGCAGATGGAcaaagatgaggaggaggaggaagaaacacAGACTGTCTCATTTGAAGTCAAGCAGGTATGACTGGTTTAGTCTCTGCATTTGTAGCTTTGGGAAATGTGCCCAGGACTGCCAAATAGGCACAAGAACTTTATGTAAAGTGCTGTGGCTCCTGGAGTGGGGAGTTCACTGGAAGTCATTAATGGTTCGTTCTTGTTACCTTCCAAAATCTGAGAATCTTCCTCTTGTGTACAGAGGGTGGCCTGCAAAGCACAGTGCTCACAGGCTCCAGAGactaagggaggttcttgtgtgCTGCTTAGTGTTGCTTTCTGCCAGACAAGTGGGAATTCAGTTTCAGACACATCTGCTGTTGGTTTCAATGCTTCCTTGTCACttctgtttatttgttttgttggctcgggtttttttcctattgtttgggtttttttcccatctaTTTTATAATTCATATGTGTAGAAGGAACTTATGAGTTGTTCAGATTTCACAACTTAAGAAGGGCAGCTATAGGTTGGAGCATAGGCTCACTTGAAGTATGTAGTCtggttgggggaaaaaaagagaaaaataattaattgAGATATGGAAGATGTACCAGTCTGaatttttatttcctcttcaGGAGATGATTGAAGAACTTCAGAAGCGTTGTATCCATTTGGAGTACCCCTTGCTAGCAGAATATGATTtcagaaatgattctgtgaatcctgATATTAATATAGATCTGAAACCTACAGCTGTCCTCAGGCCCTATCAAGAAAAAAGCTTGAGGAAGATGTTTGGAAATGGGCGAGCCAGATCTGGTGTTATTGTCTTGCCATGTGGTAAGTGTCTGGGTTGGTGGCTAGGGGTTTTGCTCTTTATTTCCCAGTAGTAAAGTGGCTTCCAGATATGAAGCAGCTTCCAGCTGCTTAGATTTCAAAGAGTACTAAGGACTGTTCTGGCTACCATAGTGCAGAGTCCTCTTGGTTTTTACCAAGTGGGTagtggggctggggtgggaaaGAGGTATCTGCTGAACAGTGCTGCCAGTATCCCTGTAGTGACTGAAGAACTGGTGTGTGGTTGTGATGGCTTCAGACAGCTGTAAAGACTTTCACTGTTTCTTCTGAGTCAGCTTTGCTGGTCTTCCAGTGAAATGTAAAGCTGTTGGTGTTGGAATGATTTCTTCCTTGGTTGGTAACAGAGAGACCGGGAAGAACTGGGAATACAAATACGGCATAAGCGCAGTGCCTAAGTTCTGGACAGGGGAGCCTGAGAAAGGGGCGACAACCTATCGGAAGCACTGGAAAAGGGAGAGAACAGGAGACTGCATGCCAGATGCCTTTGGTATTGGTGGTGGAGGGGGCATACAGGAGGTAGGTCAAGAGTACACACTGAGAGGGTATGTAGGggttgctgggagaagtatgAAGGAGGAATGAAAAGCTGGTGAGATTGGTTGAATAGCATACTTCTAGGGGAAGCTTTTGAAATGTAAAAAGCCTTAAAATGACTGTGAACAGTGGCTTGGCCAattagcagcagcagtttgcttGAGAAAATACAGTTGCGTGTCCAGTAGACAATTCAGATGTTTTTTTCAGACGTGTTCTGTTTCCCTAAAGAAACCACAAAGAGTTTGCTCCTGCGTGGTTTCATCATCCTTTCACAGGTTTCCTGTTttcctttgctgctttttttccccctccttctacTCCCCTGATACCTGAGAGATAGCTAACAACCATCACCCTTCctcccctgcaggtgctggaaaGTCTCTAGTTGGAGTGACAGCTGCATGTACTGTCCGCAAGCGGTGTCTGGTCCTTGGTAATTCTGCAGTCTCTGTAGAGCAATGGAAAGCTCAATTCAAAATGTGGTCCACCATTGACGACAGTCAGATATGTCGGTTCACTTCTGATGCTAAAGACAAGCCCATTGGCTGTTCTGTTGCTATCAGCACTTATTCCATGTTGGGACACACAACAAAAAGGTCCTGGGAAGCTGAGAGAGTAATGGAGTGGCTTAAAAGTCAAGAGTGGGGCCTTATGATACTTGATGAAGTACATACTATCCCTGGTAAGGAAACAGTGTGCAGCCCTTTCCTGTGGCACACACTGCTAGCTCTTTTAGAAGTGGTATTTTTTTGCTGTCTTCCTTGTGACTAGTACGGTGAAAAAGCCCACGGCGTGGGGTTTGGAGGCAAGTCAGCTGCCTTGTTCTGTTTCGTTCTCTTCCTCCCACTCGCACCAAAATTTGCCTGACCACTATTTTTCTGAAACCTTTTGTTTGCTCTTACGCTGGTGTAAAGTACAAGTGCCTTTTACCTTCGTGTAGGTGGCTGAAGTGCTCTAGAAATACTTGAGTGATATCTGTATCATTTTGCTGTAGAAAGGAGAGGAAGTCAtctgccttcttttcttttgagatACAGCAGCAGTGTAGACTGCTTTTTTGAGATCTATTTCTACTCATTAAAATATGAGTAACCATAGTGATTACTACCCAGAAGTGGCTGCTGTATGTAAAATGGCTGTGTAATTGAGATCTATGCTATTGGAAAGCAGTAATGTAGTAATGCAGTCTCTGTGGAATCATGTGGCTAAAAATACCACCCTGGATTCTCTTGGTTGCTCTGCCTTCTTATCATGATTTCATTTGAATATAATGGGTTTCAGAAGATGACCTTGATGATTAACTGCCATTTTATCATAGCAGTGTGCCACTGTCACCATTTGTTCTTGATTTTGTAAGAATTAAAGTATAGAATCTCCCCTATGATCTCTAGCAATACTAAAGATGAGTGATTCCACTACATACTGCAGGTCCTGATTGTGGCAGTCAGCCAAGAATCCCTGTGTCATAGTTCTTTCTGTGAAATACTCTGTGATCTAAAGCAAGCCCTGTAAGCTCTGGATAAATTACTTTTCTCTTGGGAAATTATAAAGATGTGGAAGGTTTAGTGGGGTTTCCAGAGTACACTGAAGATGTAAACTAAAGCCACAGCCAGTGTGAAGTTCTGCTGTAACAGAATTGTTAGCATATGTGAAATGAGGTAAAATTTCCCAGCACTCTGCATGCTTTGTGTTCAGCAGTTGAAATTGGTTATTTTTGAGTTGCAGTATTTGCCTTCTACACCCACTGAGGAAAGTAAACAGAAAATTTGTCTTGCATTTCTTAGCAAAAATGTTCAGACGTGTGCTCACTATTGTGCAAGCTCATTGTAAACTGGGGCTGACTGCTACCTTGGTCAGAGAAGATGATAAAATTGTTGACCTGAACTTCCTGATTGGACCAAAACTCTATGAAGCCAACTGGATGGAGCTGCAGAACAGTGGCTACATTGCTAAAGTCCAGTGTGCTGAGGTGATGCTCTGCTTTTTGGTACTACAAGTGTTTGTTTAGTATGCTTGTAACATTTTGTGGGTTATTGTAAGGAAGTTACATATGCAGTTGCCAGTATTTAAGTGGGAAAAAAGGGTGCCTTAAGACCTGCTGTTTACTTTGTAGCTTAGGCAAGGTCAGTACCACTGTGGGGTAAATCCCGTAGCCATGTGAAAGACTTCAGCACTCTTTGCTGGGATCGTGGTGCTCAATCTGCTGTCTCCACGTGAACATGGGGAAACATGAACAGTGGTTGCAGTATTGTAGACCTAGTTCAATGCAGCTGACCCTTGCGCTGTCTGACTTTGTATcttagactcagctctctgtggTAGCGTTAACACTGTCTTGTGAAGAACGTAACTTGAGGTGACAAGCTGGAAGCTGCTTCTAGGCTTCACCTAGTGGACAGTCTGTGGCTACTACAGGAAAATTCTTGCAACTCTTAAAGGATGGTGTAAAGTTGAAAGAACATAGGAAAACagtggcttctctccagcctcagtgCAGGGGGTGAAAATGGAGAATGTAGGACTGGATCTTGCCACTTCTTACCAGTATAAATGCTGCGACCTCTGTGCTTTCCAGTGTATGGATAAGAGAAAAATCTGCTACCCGAGAAGTGGAAGCCTTTTGCTCAGGCACGTTAGTATATTTAAGTAACCACTCTGGGTCAGACTGAGGAGCTACCCTGATGTATTATGTCTGATGAATGTCAAGGAAGATAATGGGCCAAGTGTATAAAAACAGGACAAACACAGGCCTGTCACTTCAGAAATTTCTCCAAGCCCTCAATCATTTGTCAGCTGGGTGTGGTTTCTGTGCAGCCATGGGCAGATTCTTTTCATAAACTTATCCAGGCTCCTGTTGAATGCAAGTTAAGTTTTAGAAGCTACAGCATGCTGTGGTGGTTTCATAACTGTCTCTTGGGTTTTtcccattttgttttcttttttctttcttttgtgttttgttgttggtggttgTGAGGTTTTGATGTTATTATTTTGTCGCTGGTTGTTGTTGTCTTGTTTTATTTTAGAGCCAGTTTAGCTAGTTTCATGCAGTTCTTCCTAGCTGGAATAAAAAATTGCAGATGCAGGTCAACTGTTCTTACAAACTTCATGCAAACTGGAGGTTATAGAAGGAAGAAACTCTACAACTGTCTTTAAGTAATAGAATGTAAGTGAAGAGCAACCTAGAAAATAACTAGGTTGTAGGGAGAGTACCCAGTCTGCAAATTCAG
It encodes the following:
- the ERCC3 gene encoding general transcription and DNA repair factor IIH helicase subunit XPB isoform X1, translating into MGRKERDKKKSKKRHYDDDEDDEDEAPGRESQEAVPSAAGKQVEDNSTKVDEYGAKDYRHQMPLKADHSSRPLWVAPDGHIFLEAFSPVYKYAQDFLVAIAEPVCRPTHIHEYKLTAYSLYAAVSVGLQTSDITEYLQKLSKTGVPDGIIQFIKLCTVSYGKVKLVLKHNRYFVESTHPDVIQQLLQDHVIKDCRLRNAEGEETELITETFTSKPAISKSSEGSFGPSTSQGTDAQNKPDVPADLFEFYEQMDKDEEEEEETQTVSFEVKQEMIEELQKRCIHLEYPLLAEYDFRNDSVNPDINIDLKPTAVLRPYQEKSLRKMFGNGRARSGVIVLPCGAGKSLVGVTAACTVRKRCLVLGNSAVSVEQWKAQFKMWSTIDDSQICRFTSDAKDKPIGCSVAISTYSMLGHTTKRSWEAERVMEWLKSQEWGLMILDEVHTIPAKMFRRVLTIVQAHCKLGLTATLVREDDKIVDLNFLIGPKLYEANWMELQNSGYIAKVQCAEVWCPMSPEFYREYVAIKTKKRILLYTMNPNKFRACQFLIRFHERRNDKIIVFADNVFALKEYAIRLGKPYIYGPTAQGERMQILQNFKHNPKINTIFISKVGDTSFDLPEANVLIQISSHGGSRRQEAQRLGRVLRAKKGMVAEEYNAFFYSLVSQDTQEMAYSTKRQRFLVDQGYSFKVITKLAGMEEEELAFSSKEEQQQLLQKVLQASDLDAEEEVVAGEFGSKSAQVSRRVGTMSSMSGADDTVYMEYHSARSRAAASKHIHPLFKRFRK
- the ERCC3 gene encoding general transcription and DNA repair factor IIH helicase subunit XPB isoform X2, coding for MPLKADHSSRPLWVAPDGHIFLEAFSPVYKYAQDFLVAIAEPVCRPTHIHEYKLTAYSLYAAVSVGLQTSDITEYLQKLSKTGVPDGIIQFIKLCTVSYGKVKLVLKHNRYFVESTHPDVIQQLLQDHVIKDCRLRNAEGEETELITETFTSKPAISKSSEGSFGPSTSQGTDAQNKPDVPADLFEFYEQMDKDEEEEEETQTVSFEVKQEMIEELQKRCIHLEYPLLAEYDFRNDSVNPDINIDLKPTAVLRPYQEKSLRKMFGNGRARSGVIVLPCGAGKSLVGVTAACTVRKRCLVLGNSAVSVEQWKAQFKMWSTIDDSQICRFTSDAKDKPIGCSVAISTYSMLGHTTKRSWEAERVMEWLKSQEWGLMILDEVHTIPAKMFRRVLTIVQAHCKLGLTATLVREDDKIVDLNFLIGPKLYEANWMELQNSGYIAKVQCAEVWCPMSPEFYREYVAIKTKKRILLYTMNPNKFRACQFLIRFHERRNDKIIVFADNVFALKEYAIRLGKPYIYGPTAQGERMQILQNFKHNPKINTIFISKVGDTSFDLPEANVLIQISSHGGSRRQEAQRLGRVLRAKKGMVAEEYNAFFYSLVSQDTQEMAYSTKRQRFLVDQGYSFKVITKLAGMEEEELAFSSKEEQQQLLQKVLQASDLDAEEEVVAGEFGSKSAQVSRRVGTMSSMSGADDTVYMEYHSARSRAAASKHIHPLFKRFRK